A part of Aquibium oceanicum genomic DNA contains:
- the ispG gene encoding flavodoxin-dependent (E)-4-hydroxy-3-methylbut-2-enyl-diphosphate synthase, translated as MNAIAPIQKAAGQGPAPRRQSVGVDVAGVLVGGSAPVVVQSMTNTDTADIDATVAQVAALQRAGSEIVRITVDRDESAAAVPRIRDRLGRLGIDVPLVGDFHYIGHKLLADHAACAEALAKYRINPGNVGFKEKKDRQFAAIVETAIRYDKPVRIGVNWGSLDQDLLTRLMDENQNAGSPLTAVEVMREAIVQSALLSAELAEEIGLPRNRIILSAKVSQVQDLIAVYAELARRSDHALHLGLTEAGMGTKGIVASSAAMGILLQQGIGDTIRISLTPEPGGDRTREVQVAQELLQTMGFRQFVPIVAACPGCGRTTSTVFQELAQNIQDDLRRNMPVWREKYPGVEELKVAVMGCIVNGPGESKHADIGISLPGTGETPTAPVFIDGRKAATLRGPAIAAEFQQMVADYIEQRFGTGGRAAG; from the coding sequence ATGAACGCCATTGCGCCGATCCAGAAGGCCGCCGGGCAAGGTCCCGCGCCGCGCCGCCAGTCCGTCGGCGTCGATGTCGCCGGCGTCCTGGTCGGCGGCTCGGCACCCGTCGTCGTGCAGTCGATGACCAACACCGACACGGCCGACATCGACGCGACCGTCGCGCAGGTGGCGGCTCTCCAACGCGCCGGATCGGAGATCGTGCGCATCACCGTCGACCGCGACGAGAGCGCGGCGGCCGTGCCGCGCATCCGTGACCGGCTGGGGCGGCTCGGCATCGACGTGCCGCTGGTCGGCGACTTCCACTATATCGGCCACAAGCTTCTGGCCGACCATGCCGCCTGCGCGGAGGCACTGGCCAAGTATCGCATCAATCCGGGAAACGTCGGTTTCAAGGAGAAGAAGGACCGCCAGTTCGCGGCGATCGTCGAAACAGCGATCCGGTACGACAAGCCGGTCCGGATCGGCGTGAACTGGGGGTCGCTCGACCAGGACCTGCTGACGCGGCTGATGGACGAGAACCAGAACGCCGGTTCGCCGCTGACGGCGGTGGAGGTGATGCGCGAGGCGATCGTCCAGTCGGCTCTGCTGTCCGCCGAACTCGCCGAGGAGATCGGGCTGCCGCGCAACCGCATCATCCTGTCCGCCAAGGTCAGCCAGGTGCAGGACCTGATCGCCGTCTATGCCGAACTCGCCCGCCGCTCCGATCACGCGCTGCATCTCGGCCTGACGGAGGCCGGCATGGGCACCAAGGGCATCGTCGCCTCGTCGGCCGCCATGGGCATCCTCTTGCAGCAGGGCATCGGCGACACGATCCGCATCTCGCTCACGCCCGAGCCCGGCGGCGACCGCACGCGCGAGGTGCAGGTCGCCCAGGAACTGCTCCAGACCATGGGCTTCCGCCAGTTCGTGCCGATCGTCGCCGCCTGCCCCGGCTGCGGACGCACCACCTCCACCGTGTTCCAGGAACTCGCCCAGAATATTCAGGACGATCTCCGCCGCAACATGCCGGTCTGGCGCGAGAAGTATCCGGGCGTCGAGGAACTCAAGGTCGCGGTGATGGGCTGCATCGTCAACGGACCGGGCGAATCCAAGCATGCCGACATCGGCATCTCGCTTCCCGGAACCGGCGAAACGCCGACCGCTCCGGTCTTCATCGACGGCCGCAAGGCCGCGACCCTGCGCGGCCCGGCGATCGCGGCGGAGTTCCAGCAGATGGTCGCCGACTACATCGAACAGCGCTTCGGCACCGGCGGGCGCGCTGCGGGGTAG
- a CDS encoding lytic transglycosylase domain-containing protein, with amino-acid sequence MVLAASALVSPPAWADPPGPRPKGPQPVTVERICDLIETHAKSNELPPDFLARLIWKESRFDPNAVSPAGAEGIAQFMPGTAQLRGLADSFDVEQAIPASAAYLGELKTGLGNLGLAAAAYNAGEGRVGRWLRQGGFLPLETENYVLDILGEPAENFIGRTQPVVVPPLQKEKTFEESCEALPVTMSATVPMASVHVKPWGIQVAGNFRRAAAVRQYQRVKARFPALLSDHEPVVSRIRSPIGRRGIYAVRIGADDRAEANAICRQLRGVGGSCVVLRNR; translated from the coding sequence ATAGTCCTGGCCGCATCCGCCCTCGTTTCGCCGCCGGCATGGGCCGATCCTCCCGGACCGCGTCCGAAGGGGCCGCAGCCGGTCACCGTCGAGCGCATCTGCGACCTGATCGAAACGCACGCGAAAAGCAACGAGCTTCCCCCGGATTTCCTCGCGCGGCTGATCTGGAAGGAAAGCCGGTTCGACCCGAACGCGGTCAGCCCGGCCGGAGCGGAAGGGATCGCGCAGTTCATGCCCGGAACCGCGCAACTGCGGGGCCTGGCAGACAGCTTCGACGTCGAACAGGCGATCCCGGCTTCCGCCGCCTACCTGGGCGAGCTCAAGACAGGGTTGGGCAATCTCGGCCTCGCCGCGGCCGCCTACAATGCCGGCGAAGGCCGCGTCGGACGCTGGCTCCGGCAGGGCGGATTCCTGCCGCTGGAGACGGAGAACTACGTCCTCGACATTCTGGGCGAGCCCGCCGAGAACTTCATCGGCCGCACCCAGCCCGTGGTCGTCCCGCCGCTCCAGAAGGAAAAGACTTTCGAAGAGTCCTGCGAAGCGCTTCCGGTCACCATGAGCGCCACCGTGCCGATGGCCTCGGTGCACGTGAAGCCATGGGGCATCCAGGTCGCCGGGAATTTCCGGCGCGCGGCAGCCGTGAGGCAATACCAGCGGGTGAAAGCGCGCTTCCCGGCGCTGCTTTCGGACCACGAACCGGTGGTGAGCCGCATACGCAGCCCGATCGGCCGGCGCGGCATCTATGCGGTGAGGATCGGCGCCGACGACCGCGCAGAGGCGAACGCGATCTGCCGTCAGTTGCGCGGTGTGGGCGGTTCCTGCGTGGTGCTGCGCAACCGGTAG
- a CDS encoding response regulator: protein MSPVITRSYMRGRIYAILAGFVMVVSAGTGFMMWQSELAKTNVKFGAVITSMADATSDVLYQTMRLDNTRIRKSASAASTTVSGDMAAPSSIDRDGSLETPPEVALIRADLRDALDRLQSAYEALEHAIEGDVMVGESRSITAGEAGNQSDGNIGGGDTLLDAIIGIDAPKAVRDIWEGDGTASLKRDIREVLTHADRLDIFRDNSQPAAQRVFLQLKQFANDRLRPNLSRSLDQLNADMISRYGTLQLSLLVVAIVMIAAGGLVGLRIFEPMMRNIYASHEDLRRAKETVEGAKLKAEAADRAKSEFLANMSHEIRTPMNGVMGMAELLERTELDKRQSMFVDVILKSGNSLLTIINDILDFSKIDAGQLELDPAPFRIGEAIEDVATLVSAKVAEKDLELIVRVDPALPVSVVGDVGRFRQIATNLVGNAVKFTEKGHVLVDISGTVRGETVDITLRVEDTGIGIPRDKLSAVFDKFAQVDASSTRRHEGTGLGLAIASRLVELMGGKIAVESSVGEGSTFSFTISLPVDNSGVASRPVVPVDVTGARVLAIDDNPVNRDILVEQLKSWGFDCAAVESGAVGIAFLERARQLGIPVDCVILDYQMPGMNGGEVAKSIRDNPKIAPVPVVLLTSVDQAQTARLAIEFGIAAHLHKPARSSALLETLVSVMQRARTEILPPRNSETVPFPSRVRLVEPTERRISAQTINKPGQLDVLVAEDNEVNQLVLRQILEGLGLSYRIAGNGRSAVEMHRLLKPKIILMDVSMPEMNGLEATRAIREAERGTGVHTPIIGITAHALKGDKEKCLEAGMDDYLSKPVSPNKLSLKVETWIGGGEMARTA from the coding sequence ATGTCTCCAGTCATCACGCGCTCCTACATGCGCGGCCGGATCTACGCGATTCTGGCCGGTTTCGTGATGGTGGTCTCCGCCGGAACCGGCTTCATGATGTGGCAGTCGGAACTGGCAAAGACGAACGTGAAATTCGGCGCGGTCATCACGTCGATGGCAGATGCCACGAGCGACGTGCTCTACCAGACGATGCGCCTTGACAACACGCGCATCCGCAAATCGGCATCCGCCGCCTCCACGACGGTTTCAGGTGATATGGCGGCGCCCTCTTCAATCGACAGGGACGGGTCTCTGGAAACGCCTCCCGAAGTCGCCCTGATCCGCGCCGATCTTCGCGATGCGCTCGATCGTCTCCAGTCAGCCTACGAGGCGCTGGAGCATGCGATCGAAGGAGACGTCATGGTCGGCGAGAGCCGCTCTATCACTGCGGGGGAGGCGGGGAACCAGTCCGACGGCAATATCGGGGGCGGCGACACGCTGCTCGATGCCATCATCGGTATCGATGCACCCAAGGCCGTCCGCGACATTTGGGAGGGAGACGGCACCGCCTCCCTGAAACGCGACATTCGCGAAGTTCTCACCCACGCCGACCGGCTCGACATCTTCCGCGACAATTCGCAGCCCGCCGCCCAGCGGGTGTTCCTCCAGTTGAAGCAGTTCGCCAACGACCGGTTACGCCCGAACCTGTCGCGTTCCCTCGACCAGCTCAACGCTGACATGATCTCGCGATATGGCACGCTTCAGCTGTCGCTGCTCGTCGTGGCGATCGTCATGATCGCGGCGGGCGGGCTCGTCGGGCTGCGTATCTTCGAGCCGATGATGCGCAACATCTATGCATCGCACGAAGACCTGCGCCGGGCGAAGGAAACCGTGGAAGGCGCCAAGCTGAAGGCCGAGGCCGCCGACCGGGCCAAGTCGGAATTCCTGGCGAACATGAGCCACGAGATCCGCACCCCGATGAACGGGGTGATGGGCATGGCGGAACTGCTGGAGCGTACGGAACTCGACAAGCGGCAGTCGATGTTCGTCGACGTCATCCTGAAGTCGGGTAATTCGCTGCTGACGATCATCAACGACATCCTCGACTTCTCCAAGATCGATGCCGGGCAGCTGGAACTCGATCCCGCGCCGTTCCGCATCGGCGAGGCGATCGAGGACGTCGCGACGCTGGTTTCGGCAAAGGTCGCGGAGAAGGACCTCGAACTCATCGTCCGGGTCGATCCAGCGCTGCCGGTTTCGGTCGTCGGAGACGTCGGCCGCTTCCGCCAGATCGCCACCAACCTGGTCGGCAACGCCGTGAAATTCACCGAGAAGGGACATGTCCTGGTCGATATCTCCGGCACGGTGCGCGGAGAGACCGTGGACATCACGCTGCGCGTCGAGGACACCGGCATCGGCATTCCGCGGGACAAGTTGTCCGCGGTGTTCGACAAGTTCGCACAGGTCGATGCCTCGTCGACCCGCCGGCACGAGGGAACCGGGCTGGGGCTCGCCATCGCCTCGCGGCTGGTGGAACTGATGGGCGGGAAGATCGCGGTGGAGAGCTCGGTCGGGGAGGGATCGACCTTCTCGTTCACCATTTCGCTGCCGGTCGACAATTCGGGTGTCGCGTCCAGACCGGTCGTCCCGGTCGACGTCACAGGTGCGCGGGTGCTTGCGATCGACGACAACCCGGTCAATCGCGACATTCTCGTCGAACAGCTCAAGAGCTGGGGTTTCGACTGCGCGGCTGTCGAGAGCGGAGCGGTCGGCATCGCCTTCCTGGAGCGTGCACGGCAGCTCGGCATCCCGGTCGACTGCGTCATCCTGGACTATCAGATGCCGGGCATGAACGGCGGTGAGGTGGCAAAGTCCATCCGGGACAATCCGAAGATTGCTCCGGTTCCGGTCGTGCTTCTGACGTCGGTGGACCAGGCACAGACCGCGCGCCTGGCCATCGAATTCGGCATCGCCGCGCATCTTCACAAGCCGGCGCGTTCCTCGGCGCTGCTCGAGACGCTCGTGTCGGTGATGCAGAGGGCGAGGACGGAGATCCTGCCGCCTCGGAACTCGGAGACGGTTCCGTTTCCCTCCCGCGTACGGCTGGTCGAGCCGACCGAGCGGCGAATCTCCGCCCAGACCATCAACAAGCCGGGGCAGCTGGACGTCCTTGTCGCCGAGGACAACGAGGTCAATCAGCTGGTGCTCCGCCAGATTCTCGAAGGCCTGGGGCTGAGCTACCGCATCGCCGGCAACGGTCGGTCGGCGGTCGAGATGCATCGGCTGCTCAAGCCGAAGATCATCCTCATGGATGTCTCGATGCCGGAGATGAACGGGCTGGAAGCCACCCGCGCGATCCGCGAGGCGGAGCGGGGGACCGGCGTGCACACCCCGATCATTGGAATCACGGCCCATGCGCTGAAGGGCGACAAGGAGAAATGCCTGGAAGCGGGCATGGACGACTACCTCTCCAAGCCGGTCTCTCCCAACAAGCTGTCGCTGAAGGTGGAAACCTGGATCGGCGGCGGCGAGATGGCGCGCACGGCCTGA
- a CDS encoding polyprenyl synthetase family protein encodes MAHADAVESMLRALLDDRPRDGEVARPSGLLQAIRHGALGGGKRLRPFLLLESAALFGATGTAPLRVAAALECIHCYSLIHDDLPAMDDDDMRRGRPTVHRAFDEATAILAGDSLLTYAFDVIASEETELPAERRVELVTRLARAAGLGGMAGGQFLDLAAERETPGEDGILRLQAMKTGALIRFACEAGAIVGQASPADRERLAEFGSAIGLAFQLADDLLDLTSDAATLGKAAGKDAAAGKATLAGLHGIEWTRRQLSGLMDQANDLLRPFGEAGTMLRTAARFVIERDH; translated from the coding sequence ATGGCGCATGCCGATGCCGTGGAATCCATGCTGCGGGCGCTTCTGGACGACCGCCCGCGCGACGGCGAGGTGGCGCGGCCGTCCGGCCTCTTGCAGGCGATCCGCCATGGGGCGCTCGGCGGCGGGAAGCGGCTACGGCCGTTCCTGCTACTGGAGAGTGCCGCCCTTTTCGGCGCGACGGGTACCGCCCCCTTGCGGGTCGCGGCGGCGCTGGAATGCATTCATTGCTACTCGCTGATCCACGACGACCTGCCCGCCATGGACGACGACGACATGCGGCGCGGGCGGCCGACCGTGCACCGGGCGTTCGACGAGGCGACGGCGATCCTCGCAGGCGACAGCCTCTTGACCTACGCCTTCGACGTCATCGCCAGCGAAGAGACGGAACTCCCGGCCGAGCGGCGCGTCGAACTCGTCACCCGTTTGGCGCGGGCGGCGGGACTGGGCGGCATGGCCGGCGGACAGTTTCTCGATCTCGCGGCCGAGCGAGAGACGCCCGGCGAGGACGGGATCCTCCGGCTCCAGGCCATGAAGACCGGTGCGCTTATCCGCTTCGCCTGCGAGGCCGGCGCGATCGTCGGGCAGGCGAGTCCCGCCGACCGCGAGCGGCTGGCGGAATTCGGCTCCGCGATCGGCCTCGCCTTCCAACTCGCCGACGACCTCCTCGACCTGACCTCCGATGCCGCCACGCTCGGCAAGGCGGCGGGAAAGGACGCGGCGGCGGGCAAGGCGACGCTCGCCGGCTTGCACGGCATCGAGTGGACGCGCCGGCAATTGTCCGGGCTGATGGACCAGGCCAACGACCTGTTGCGGCCGTTCGGCGAGGCCGGGACCATGCTTCGCACGGCCGCGCGGTTCGTGATCGAGCGCGACCACTGA
- the mtgA gene encoding monofunctional biosynthetic peptidoglycan transglycosylase — MARRAAKQRRSRFRLRRWLGVLLVALVALALIPAALTLLYLLPFVHPISTLMAKDLVTLEGYEREWVPLEEIAPVLVHSVIMSEDGQFCSHRGIDWGALNQVIDGALAGEETRGASTIPMQTVKNLFLWQGRSFVRKALEAPMALAFDAIVPKKRIMEIYLNIVEWGPGIYGAEAAAQHHFGVSAAKLSRRQAALLAVTLPNPIARTPGRPTSGLNKLANVIEKRAQQAGSHIRCVK, encoded by the coding sequence ATGGCGCGCCGCGCGGCGAAACAGAGACGATCCCGGTTCAGATTGCGCAGGTGGCTGGGGGTCCTCCTGGTGGCGCTGGTCGCGCTCGCCCTGATCCCGGCGGCATTGACGCTGCTCTATCTGCTCCCCTTCGTCCATCCGATCTCCACCCTGATGGCGAAGGACCTCGTCACGCTCGAGGGCTACGAGCGCGAATGGGTTCCGCTGGAGGAGATCGCACCCGTGCTGGTTCACTCCGTCATCATGTCCGAGGACGGCCAGTTCTGTTCGCACCGGGGCATCGACTGGGGCGCCCTCAACCAGGTCATCGACGGCGCACTGGCAGGCGAGGAGACGCGCGGCGCCTCGACGATCCCCATGCAGACGGTCAAGAACCTGTTCCTGTGGCAGGGCCGCTCCTTCGTGCGCAAGGCGCTCGAAGCTCCGATGGCGCTCGCCTTCGACGCCATCGTGCCCAAGAAACGCATCATGGAGATCTATCTCAACATCGTGGAGTGGGGCCCCGGCATCTATGGCGCCGAAGCCGCTGCGCAGCACCATTTCGGAGTATCGGCGGCCAAGCTGTCGCGCCGGCAGGCCGCCCTCCTCGCCGTGACGCTCCCCAACCCGATCGCCCGTACACCGGGGCGGCCGACCTCCGGGCTGAACAAGCTCGCCAATGTCATCGAGAAACGGGCACAGCAGGCCGGCTCCCACATTCGCTGCGTGAAGTAG
- the rpmF gene encoding 50S ribosomal protein L32 — MAVPKRKTSPSKRGMRRAADALKAPTYVEDKNSGELRRPHHIDLKTGMYRGRQVLESKES, encoded by the coding sequence ATGGCTGTACCCAAAAGAAAAACCTCGCCGTCCAAGCGCGGCATGCGTCGCGCCGCCGACGCGCTGAAGGCCCCGACCTATGTCGAGGACAAGAACTCGGGCGAACTTCGCCGTCCGCATCACATCGACCTGAAGACCGGCATGTACCGCGGCCGTCAGGTTCTCGAATCCAAGGAAAGCTGA
- a CDS encoding gamma-glutamyltransferase family protein: MRNFDLPGRSPVIAENGMAATSHPLATATALSVLKDGGNAVDAAIAAAATLAVVEPHMTGIGGDCFVILAEPDSSLHGLNGSGRAPAGANAAWYRERGFTDMPATGPHSVTVPGAIKAWEVLSQRFGTRGFDRLFLDAIRYAEEGFAIHPRVARDWARYASELAADEGGAMHYLPNGRTPPVFARHRLPALGATLRQIAERGSVAFYEGEVATEIARTVREKGGFLTEEDLAKVSADWVDPITTAYRGHDVFEIPPSGQGLTALIMLNLMKQLGADRTSVDGTDRWHLMIEAARLAYAVRDSHIADPASMNCDTRDLLDLAYARALAGGFLQERRNDRIVLPPVPNSDTVYLCVVDRDRRAVSFINSLYSGFGSRIVTPNSGVVLQNRGACFTLKKGHPNELAPAKRPMHTIIPGMAMKAGKPSYAFGVMGGAYQPMGHALVLSNMLDFGMDPQQAIDFPRLFWGEDGTLEAEAGIPAGVREGLAAKGHTLRDALGPWGGAQLIAIDHESGFLIGGSDPRKDGCALGW, from the coding sequence TTGCGCAATTTCGATCTGCCGGGCCGCTCCCCCGTGATCGCCGAGAACGGCATGGCGGCGACTTCGCACCCGCTGGCGACGGCCACGGCCCTTTCGGTCCTGAAGGACGGCGGCAACGCTGTCGATGCCGCCATCGCCGCCGCCGCGACGCTGGCGGTGGTCGAGCCGCACATGACGGGCATTGGCGGAGATTGCTTCGTCATCCTGGCCGAGCCGGACAGCTCGCTGCATGGCCTCAACGGCTCCGGCCGCGCGCCGGCGGGAGCGAATGCGGCGTGGTATCGCGAGCGCGGCTTCACGGACATGCCCGCCACCGGCCCGCACAGCGTGACCGTCCCCGGCGCGATCAAGGCCTGGGAGGTGCTGTCGCAGCGTTTCGGAACCCGCGGCTTCGACCGGCTCTTCCTCGACGCCATCCGCTACGCGGAGGAAGGGTTCGCGATCCACCCTCGAGTCGCGCGCGACTGGGCGCGTTATGCCTCGGAACTCGCCGCCGACGAAGGCGGCGCGATGCACTATCTCCCCAATGGACGCACGCCCCCGGTCTTTGCCCGCCACCGGCTTCCGGCGCTCGGCGCGACCTTGCGCCAAATCGCCGAGCGCGGCTCCGTCGCCTTCTACGAGGGAGAGGTCGCCACGGAAATCGCCAGGACCGTACGCGAAAAGGGCGGATTCCTGACCGAGGAGGATCTGGCGAAAGTCTCCGCCGACTGGGTCGATCCCATCACGACCGCCTACCGCGGCCACGACGTGTTCGAGATCCCGCCGAGCGGCCAGGGCCTCACCGCCCTGATCATGCTGAACCTGATGAAGCAACTCGGCGCCGATCGCACTTCCGTCGACGGCACCGACCGCTGGCACCTGATGATCGAGGCGGCGCGCCTCGCCTATGCCGTGCGTGACAGCCACATCGCCGATCCAGCTTCGATGAACTGCGACACCAGGGATTTGCTCGACCTGGCCTACGCCAGGGCCCTCGCCGGTGGCTTCCTCCAGGAGCGGCGCAACGACAGGATCGTGCTTCCCCCGGTTCCAAACTCCGACACGGTATACCTGTGCGTGGTCGACCGCGACCGCCGCGCCGTCTCCTTCATCAATTCGCTCTACTCCGGTTTCGGCTCGAGGATCGTCACGCCGAACTCCGGCGTCGTCCTGCAGAACCGCGGCGCTTGCTTCACGCTGAAGAAAGGCCACCCCAACGAACTCGCGCCGGCCAAGCGTCCAATGCACACCATCATCCCCGGCATGGCGATGAAGGCCGGGAAGCCCTCATACGCGTTCGGTGTCATGGGCGGAGCCTACCAGCCAATGGGCCATGCGCTGGTGCTTTCCAACATGCTGGACTTCGGCATGGACCCGCAGCAGGCGATCGATTTTCCGCGGCTGTTCTGGGGCGAGGACGGCACGCTGGAAGCGGAGGCCGGCATTCCGGCCGGTGTCCGCGAGGGACTGGCCGCGAAAGGTCACACCCTCCGCGACGCCCTCGGCCCCTGGGGCGGCGCCCAGCTCATAGCGATCGACCACGAGAGCGGGTTCCTCATCGGCGGATCGGATCCGCGCAAGGATGGGTGCGCGCTGGGGTGGTGA